From a single Shewanella denitrificans OS217 genomic region:
- the hinT gene encoding purine nucleoside phosphoramidase, with product MAEETLFSKIIRREIPADILYQDELVTAFRDIQPKAPTHILIIPNHLIPTTNDVKSSDELALGRMITVAAKLASEAGIAKDGYRLIMNCNQHGGQEVYHIHMHLVGGKPLGPMLSV from the coding sequence ATGGCCGAAGAAACCTTATTTAGTAAAATTATTCGCCGTGAAATTCCTGCCGATATTTTATATCAAGATGAATTAGTCACGGCGTTTCGCGATATCCAGCCTAAAGCCCCGACCCATATTTTGATTATTCCAAATCACTTGATCCCAACGACCAATGATGTGAAGTCATCGGATGAATTGGCTTTGGGGCGTATGATTACCGTGGCGGCCAAGTTAGCCTCTGAAGCGGGCATTGCAAAAGACGGCTACCGACTCATTATGAATTGCAATCAGCATGGCGGCCAAGAGGTGTACCACATTCATATGCATTTAGTGGGCGGTAAGCCCTTGGGTCCTATGTTGTCTGTGTAG
- a CDS encoding PaaI family thioesterase yields the protein MSSDLDVQDVVKRAIELNDYSYLLAKVPYSQFIGMAVERFGDEMVFKLPAKDDNIGNPILPAIHGGVIAGFMEMSAIVQLMVFMQAKKVPKIVDFSIDYLRAGLHQDTFAECKITRQGRRVANVSINCWQTNRKQLIATARAHFLVE from the coding sequence ATGAGTAGTGACTTGGATGTTCAAGACGTAGTAAAGCGCGCCATAGAATTGAATGATTACAGTTATTTATTGGCCAAAGTGCCTTATTCGCAATTTATTGGCATGGCGGTTGAGCGCTTTGGTGATGAAATGGTGTTTAAATTACCCGCTAAAGACGACAATATCGGCAACCCTATTTTACCCGCCATTCATGGGGGCGTGATTGCAGGTTTTATGGAAATGTCGGCCATAGTGCAGTTAATGGTGTTTATGCAGGCGAAGAAAGTGCCTAAAATTGTCGATTTCTCCATCGATTACTTAAGAGCGGGTCTGCACCAAGACACTTTTGCCGAGTGTAAAATTACCCGTCAAGGGCGGCGTGTTGCCAATGTGAGCATCAATTGTTGGCAGACTAACCGTAAACAACTTATCGCCACCGCCAGAGCCCACTTTCTAGTTGAATAG
- a CDS encoding M61 family metallopeptidase translates to MHYHIVPLDPKAHLFHVTLTLDNAQKAQEFSLPAWLPGSYMIRDFARNIIDISALDENNQVIALTQLDKQRWRAANTSPKLTLSYQVYAWDLSVRSAHLDMSHGFFNGSSVFLSVTGTEDNPSTVTIAKPQDALLQHWQLATSLKRMSGDEFGFGDFSAENYQDLIDHPVEMGELIIGQFDACGVHHDVVLSGASRVNMARLCQDLKTICEYQINLFGGQAPFERYVFMTRVLDNGFGGLEHKASTALMCSRKDLPQSLDAKVNKDYRTYLSLCSHEYFHSWNVKRILPKEFIPFDLSQESYTNQLWAYEGITSYFDDFITYRAGCIDASSYLELLSATMTRVYRGQGRFKQSLKASSFNAWTKFYKQDENAANAIVSYYTKGALFALMLDLTLRIESKGKYSLDNLMQQLWQHHGLTGVGTDENSHKAIIEQLLGRNCDELFSYLDNTEDLPLEALLAKVGIEMTLRASEGGNDLGDSLNDGKPRGYKIGFGAKFKAEASGLTIISVTQGSPAHDAGLSAGDVLISCDALKVTAEFERQLQDHQLGERLTLHWFRRDVLMQGQLTLQAPMLDTVALRISDPDAAKIWLSY, encoded by the coding sequence ATGCATTATCATATTGTCCCTCTCGATCCTAAGGCGCATCTTTTTCACGTCACTCTCACTTTAGACAATGCCCAGAAGGCCCAAGAGTTTAGCTTGCCTGCCTGGCTGCCTGGCAGTTATATGATAAGAGACTTTGCCAGAAATATAATAGACATTAGCGCGTTGGATGAAAACAACCAAGTCATTGCGTTGACTCAACTGGATAAACAGCGCTGGCGCGCCGCCAATACCAGTCCTAAGTTAACCCTAAGCTATCAAGTCTATGCTTGGGATTTATCGGTACGCTCGGCTCACCTTGATATGAGTCATGGTTTTTTCAATGGCAGCAGTGTATTTCTAAGTGTTACAGGGACTGAGGATAACCCGAGCACAGTCACCATAGCCAAACCTCAAGACGCGTTACTGCAACACTGGCAACTTGCCACCAGCCTTAAACGCATGAGCGGTGATGAATTTGGCTTTGGCGATTTTAGCGCCGAGAATTATCAAGATTTAATTGATCATCCGGTGGAGATGGGTGAACTCATCATAGGACAATTTGATGCCTGTGGCGTGCACCACGATGTGGTATTAAGCGGTGCAAGCCGGGTTAATATGGCAAGATTGTGTCAAGATCTCAAAACCATTTGTGAATACCAAATAAACCTTTTTGGTGGCCAAGCGCCCTTTGAGCGCTATGTGTTTATGACACGCGTGCTTGATAATGGTTTTGGCGGCCTCGAACACAAGGCATCGACAGCATTAATGTGCTCACGCAAAGATCTTCCCCAAAGTCTCGATGCTAAAGTGAATAAAGATTATCGCACCTATCTGTCCCTTTGCAGTCACGAGTATTTCCACAGTTGGAACGTCAAGCGCATCTTGCCTAAGGAGTTTATTCCCTTCGACTTAAGCCAAGAAAGCTACACCAATCAACTGTGGGCCTATGAGGGTATTACCTCCTATTTTGATGACTTTATAACCTATCGCGCAGGCTGCATAGATGCCAGCAGTTATCTAGAGCTACTGAGTGCCACCATGACCCGAGTTTACCGTGGTCAGGGGCGCTTTAAACAAAGCTTAAAAGCATCAAGCTTTAATGCTTGGACCAAGTTTTATAAACAAGATGAAAATGCTGCCAATGCCATTGTGAGTTACTACACCAAAGGCGCGCTATTTGCCCTTATGCTGGATTTAACCCTGCGCATCGAATCTAAAGGTAAGTACTCACTGGATAATCTGATGCAGCAATTATGGCAACACCATGGCTTAACCGGCGTAGGCACAGATGAAAACTCACATAAGGCGATTATTGAGCAGCTCCTTGGGCGCAACTGTGATGAGCTATTCAGCTATTTAGACAACACTGAAGATTTACCCCTTGAAGCGTTACTGGCCAAAGTCGGAATTGAGATGACGCTGCGCGCCAGTGAAGGCGGCAATGACCTCGGTGACAGCCTGAATGATGGCAAGCCTAGAGGCTATAAGATTGGCTTTGGTGCCAAATTTAAAGCTGAAGCCTCAGGATTGACCATTATCAGCGTCACCCAAGGTAGCCCCGCCCATGATGCAGGACTCAGCGCGGGCGATGTACTTATTAGTTGTGACGCATTAAAAGTCACCGCTGAATTTGAACGTCAGCTTCAAGATCATCAACTGGGTGAGCGCCTCACCTTGCATTGGTTTAGACGCGATGTGTTGATGCAAGGTCAACTGACGCTTCAAGCCCCCATGCTGGATACTGTGGCGCTGCGCATTAGCGACCCAGATGCGGCAAAAATATGGTTAAGCTACTGA
- a CDS encoding PaaI family thioesterase, whose product MKINSEFFPLTELATRFVAQLAQCRRLGIKVHEASEHHVLLELPYSQDIIGYPDTGVIHGGVITTLIDTGCGTAVVCAILKKFQSLEISPTLDLRVDYMKPAEPNKSVFAFAECYKLSSSVAFTRAIAYQDSIDEPIAHAVGSFMRISPEMVGETFRQALMGNLTEVRSPEEKADE is encoded by the coding sequence ATGAAGATAAACAGTGAATTTTTCCCATTAACTGAGCTTGCGACTCGATTCGTCGCCCAGCTTGCACAGTGTCGCCGCTTAGGCATCAAGGTTCATGAGGCAAGTGAGCACCATGTGTTACTCGAGCTGCCCTACAGCCAAGATATTATCGGTTACCCAGATACTGGGGTTATCCATGGCGGCGTCATCACCACTTTAATCGATACCGGCTGTGGCACCGCTGTGGTGTGCGCTATTTTGAAGAAATTTCAATCATTAGAGATTTCACCCACCTTAGACTTACGGGTGGATTACATGAAACCTGCCGAGCCGAACAAATCTGTGTTCGCTTTTGCCGAGTGTTATAAGTTGTCATCAAGCGTTGCCTTTACCCGCGCCATCGCTTATCAAGACAGCATAGATGAGCCCATAGCCCATGCCGTTGGCTCTTTTATGCGTATTAGCCCCGAAATGGTGGGTGAGACTTTTAGGCAAGCATTAATGGGCAATTTAACCGAGGTCAGATCACCTGAGGAAAAGGCTGATGAGTAG
- the topA gene encoding type I DNA topoisomerase, with protein sequence MGKSLVIVESPAKAKTINKYLGKEFIVKSSVGHIRDLPTSSTSDGSASTKTAAEVRKMSPEEKAKYKLIRDKQALVSRMGINPEKGWAAKYQILPGKEKVVKELKALAESADQIYLATDLDREGEAIAWHLQEIIGGDASRYQRVVFNEITKSAIQDAFSQPSSLDTNMVNAQQARRFLDRVVGFMVSPLLWKKVARGLSAGRVQSVAVRLVVERESEIKAFVPEEFWDINAELNTAASQVLKMQVAKYQGESFNPINKAQAEQAVERLTNASYSVSAREDKATSSKPSAPYITSTLQQAASTRLGFGVKKTMMMAQRLYEAGHITYMRTDSTNLSQEAVENVREMIAADFGTKYLPADPIRYGSKEGAQEAHEAIRPSNVQVQSASLTDMERDAQRLYELIWRQFVACQMTPAQYDATRLTVKAGDYELKASGRTLRFDGWTRAQPPMGKKNEEDNTLPHVDKGESLTLNTLAPKQHFTKPPARYGEASLVKELEKRGIGRPSTYATIISTIQDRGYVKVENRRFFAEKMGEIVSDRLVGSFKELMSYDFTASMEQTLDDVAQGKLEWKQVLDGFYGDFTKQLEKAELDPEDGGMHLNQMVLTEAISCPTCDRPMGIRTGTTGVFLGCSGYALPPKERCKTTMNLTPGEEAVSDAEDAETDALRAKHRCGKCGTAMDSYLIDEKRKLHVCGNNPSCDGYEVEAGQFKIKGYEGPLIECDRCGNDMELKNGRFGKYFGCTNSECKNTRKLLRSGEAAPPKEDPIFLPELKCTKSDAHFVLRDGAAGIFMAASTFPKSRETRAPLVEELVKYRELLWPKYQYLADAPVEDDDGNKAAVKFSRKTKEQYVATEVDGKATGWTAKYHGGKWLVEQTKKKAKS encoded by the coding sequence ATGGGTAAATCGCTAGTTATTGTCGAATCGCCGGCCAAGGCCAAGACTATTAATAAATATCTTGGTAAAGAATTCATCGTAAAGTCCAGTGTGGGTCACATACGTGATCTGCCGACTTCATCCACCTCTGACGGCAGTGCCAGCACCAAAACTGCCGCCGAAGTCAGAAAAATGTCACCCGAAGAGAAAGCCAAATATAAGCTTATCCGCGATAAGCAGGCGCTGGTCTCTCGCATGGGCATCAACCCAGAAAAAGGCTGGGCTGCAAAATACCAAATCTTGCCTGGCAAGGAAAAGGTCGTCAAAGAGCTTAAAGCGTTAGCCGAGTCTGCTGACCAAATATATCTCGCAACCGATTTGGACCGTGAAGGGGAAGCCATCGCCTGGCATTTACAGGAGATCATAGGTGGTGATGCTTCACGGTATCAAAGAGTTGTGTTTAACGAGATCACTAAAAGTGCTATCCAAGATGCCTTTAGTCAGCCGTCAAGTTTAGATACCAATATGGTTAACGCTCAACAGGCGCGTCGATTCCTCGACCGCGTTGTGGGCTTTATGGTGTCACCACTCTTGTGGAAAAAAGTGGCTCGTGGCTTGTCTGCCGGGCGAGTACAATCGGTTGCCGTGCGCTTAGTGGTTGAAAGAGAAAGCGAAATCAAAGCATTTGTGCCTGAGGAATTCTGGGACATCAATGCCGAGCTGAATACTGCCGCGAGCCAAGTACTTAAAATGCAAGTGGCCAAGTACCAAGGCGAAAGCTTTAACCCCATTAACAAGGCGCAAGCTGAACAGGCGGTTGAACGATTAACCAATGCCAGCTATTCAGTGAGCGCACGGGAAGATAAAGCCACCTCCAGCAAACCGTCGGCGCCTTATATCACGTCTACCTTGCAACAAGCGGCCAGTACGCGTTTGGGCTTTGGGGTGAAAAAGACCATGATGATGGCCCAGCGCTTGTACGAAGCGGGCCACATTACCTATATGCGTACCGACTCGACCAACTTGAGTCAGGAAGCGGTGGAAAATGTCCGCGAGATGATAGCGGCTGATTTTGGCACTAAGTACCTTCCTGCCGATCCTATCCGCTATGGCAGCAAAGAAGGCGCACAAGAGGCTCACGAAGCCATACGGCCCTCAAACGTGCAAGTGCAGTCGGCAAGCTTAACTGACATGGAGCGTGATGCTCAGCGTCTGTATGAGCTGATTTGGCGCCAATTTGTGGCCTGTCAGATGACACCTGCCCAATATGATGCTACCCGTCTTACGGTTAAAGCCGGCGACTATGAGCTTAAAGCCAGCGGCCGTACCTTAAGGTTCGATGGTTGGACTCGTGCTCAGCCACCTATGGGTAAGAAGAACGAAGAAGACAACACCTTACCCCATGTGGACAAAGGCGAGTCACTGACACTTAACACCTTAGCGCCTAAACAGCACTTTACTAAGCCGCCAGCACGTTATGGTGAAGCCTCATTAGTCAAAGAGCTTGAAAAGCGCGGCATTGGTCGTCCATCGACCTATGCGACGATTATTTCAACCATTCAAGACAGGGGCTACGTTAAAGTCGAAAACCGCCGTTTCTTCGCCGAGAAAATGGGTGAAATCGTCAGTGACCGTCTGGTTGGCAGCTTTAAGGAACTGATGAGCTACGATTTCACCGCCAGCATGGAGCAAACCTTAGATGATGTTGCTCAAGGCAAGCTGGAATGGAAACAAGTTCTCGATGGCTTCTACGGTGATTTTACTAAGCAGTTAGAAAAAGCGGAGCTAGACCCAGAAGACGGTGGCATGCACCTCAATCAAATGGTGCTCACCGAGGCGATTAGCTGCCCAACCTGTGATCGTCCCATGGGCATTCGTACTGGCACAACTGGGGTGTTCTTAGGATGTTCAGGTTACGCCTTGCCGCCAAAAGAGCGCTGCAAAACCACGATGAACTTAACCCCAGGGGAAGAAGCGGTCAGCGATGCTGAAGATGCTGAAACCGATGCGCTGCGTGCTAAGCATCGCTGTGGTAAGTGCGGTACCGCCATGGACAGTTACTTGATTGACGAAAAGCGTAAGCTGCATGTCTGCGGTAATAACCCAAGTTGTGATGGTTATGAAGTCGAAGCGGGTCAGTTTAAAATTAAGGGTTATGAAGGCCCATTAATTGAATGCGATCGTTGTGGTAATGACATGGAGCTTAAAAATGGCCGTTTCGGTAAATATTTTGGTTGTACCAACAGCGAATGTAAAAATACCCGCAAGCTGCTAAGAAGCGGTGAAGCTGCGCCGCCAAAAGAAGATCCTATCTTCTTACCTGAGCTTAAGTGCACTAAATCCGATGCTCACTTTGTGCTACGTGATGGCGCTGCGGGGATATTTATGGCCGCCAGTACCTTCCCTAAGTCTCGGGAAACACGAGCGCCTTTAGTGGAGGAGTTGGTTAAGTATCGCGAGCTACTTTGGCCTAAATACCAGTATCTTGCCGATGCGCCGGTTGAAGATGATGACGGTAATAAAGCCGCAGTGAAGTTTAGCCGTAAGACCAAAGAGCAATACGTGGCCACTGAGGTTGACGGTAAGGCAACGGGTTGGACTGCTAAGTATCATGGCGGTAAATGGTTGGTTGAACAAACCAAGAAAAAAGCCAAGAGTTAG
- the astB gene encoding N-succinylarginine dihydrolase, with amino-acid sequence MKHFEANFDGLVGPTHNYAGLSFGNVASYSNAAQTANPKAAAKQGLQKAKALADLGMTQGVLAPQERPDLYTLRRIGFSGSDAEVIQKAAKQAPALLNACCSASSMWTANAATVSPSADTRDGKVHFTPANLVDKLHRSIEPITTANILKATFKDPHFFQHHAHLPEHAHFGDEGAANHTRLCGEYGHSGVELFVYGQEATNPNAPKPKKYPARQTLEASQAIARLHQLEDESTVFMQQNPDVIDQGVFHNDVISVGNQNVLFYHEQAFLNTDAKFDEIRRKMNADMHFVKVATSQVSIDDAVKSYLFNTQIITLPSGEMTIIAPTDCQENLAVFAYLNELVTLGTPIKQVRYYDVKQSMQNGGGPACLRLRVALNDQELAAVNQDTLMNDALFGRLNTWVEKHYRDSLSVKDLADPQLIVESRTALDELTQILKLGSVYQFQK; translated from the coding sequence ATGAAGCACTTTGAAGCTAATTTCGACGGCCTCGTCGGCCCGACTCATAACTACGCAGGCTTATCCTTTGGCAACGTGGCCTCTTATAGTAACGCGGCCCAAACCGCCAACCCTAAAGCAGCGGCGAAGCAAGGCCTGCAAAAAGCCAAAGCCTTGGCGGATTTGGGTATGACTCAAGGGGTATTAGCCCCACAGGAGCGCCCAGACCTCTACACATTACGTCGAATTGGTTTTTCAGGCTCTGATGCCGAAGTTATCCAAAAAGCCGCTAAGCAGGCTCCTGCATTACTCAACGCCTGTTGCAGTGCATCAAGCATGTGGACGGCCAATGCCGCCACTGTGTCACCCAGTGCTGATACTCGAGATGGCAAGGTGCACTTCACGCCTGCAAATTTAGTGGATAAGTTGCACCGCAGTATCGAGCCCATCACCACGGCCAACATTTTAAAGGCAACCTTTAAAGATCCCCATTTCTTCCAACATCACGCACATTTGCCAGAACATGCTCATTTTGGTGATGAGGGGGCGGCAAACCACACTCGTTTGTGTGGTGAATACGGTCATTCTGGGGTTGAGTTGTTTGTTTATGGTCAGGAGGCTACCAATCCTAACGCGCCTAAACCGAAAAAATACCCAGCCCGTCAAACCTTAGAAGCCTCACAAGCCATAGCACGCTTGCATCAATTAGAAGATGAAAGCACAGTGTTTATGCAGCAAAACCCTGACGTTATCGATCAAGGTGTGTTCCATAACGACGTGATTTCAGTGGGTAACCAAAATGTGCTCTTTTATCACGAGCAAGCCTTCTTAAATACTGACGCTAAGTTTGATGAAATTCGCCGAAAAATGAATGCAGACATGCATTTTGTGAAAGTGGCCACCTCACAAGTGTCCATCGATGATGCGGTGAAAAGTTACTTATTCAACACCCAAATCATCACGCTACCAAGTGGCGAAATGACCATAATCGCACCGACGGATTGCCAGGAAAATCTCGCAGTATTTGCCTACCTCAATGAGCTTGTGACCTTAGGCACACCTATCAAGCAAGTGCGTTATTATGACGTGAAGCAAAGTATGCAAAATGGTGGCGGCCCTGCGTGTCTGCGCCTTAGGGTGGCATTGAACGACCAAGAATTAGCCGCAGTGAATCAAGACACCTTGATGAACGACGCTCTCTTTGGCCGATTAAATACTTGGGTTGAGAAACATTACCGCGACAGCTTATCGGTGAAAGACTTAGCCGACCCTCAGTTGATTGTTGAATCACGCACAGCGCTGGATGAACTGACCCAAATATTGAAGCTTGGCAGCGTGTATCAGTTCCAAAAATAA
- a CDS encoding YcfL family protein produces MNTRLTSSLLLTGCLVLGAWVTGCANNTAGISAASSGDSRVDSSAVSRQVKIDQLMSRRQGDLLQGSAVLVSQKSTDIRLQYKFTWFDIDGISRDDESNSWQALTLHGKAHKQVQGLAPNPQAVSFEIYVRESHSN; encoded by the coding sequence ATGAACACAAGATTGACATCAAGTTTGCTGCTCACAGGCTGTTTGGTCTTAGGGGCATGGGTTACGGGGTGTGCAAATAACACCGCCGGCATAAGCGCTGCCTCAAGTGGAGATAGCCGAGTAGACTCCAGCGCAGTTTCTCGTCAGGTTAAAATCGATCAACTGATGAGTCGCCGCCAAGGGGATTTACTTCAAGGCAGCGCCGTATTAGTGAGTCAAAAAAGCACAGATATCAGGCTGCAGTACAAGTTTACTTGGTTTGATATCGACGGTATTAGCCGAGATGATGAGTCTAATAGTTGGCAAGCCTTGACCCTGCATGGCAAAGCGCATAAACAAGTGCAAGGACTCGCGCCTAACCCACAAGCGGTCAGTTTTGAGATTTATGTTAGAGAAAGTCACTCAAACTAA
- a CDS encoding TonB-dependent receptor, whose amino-acid sequence MSAPTCLSLPVKSTLTLAIMAALTVPAVATTADIERRALDGDKMEVIVVNADFSGINLDKMPSSVTVIDAQQLEDEGAQHFEDVLNSIANFNWSGGSSRPKYFQIRGVGEQEDYKGAPNSSVGFIMDDIDLSGLGSIASMYDMQQVEVLRGPQGTQYGANALAGLIYLKSNDPSQESEQGMEVSVGDDNLTTFAGFSSGPVSDSGKLLYRISVEKHNQDGFKDNLYLGRADTNERDEFNTRAKLRWYATDTLQLDLTLLHANFDNGYDAWTLDNNGRQTLTDLPGTDNQQTTGAGFKAIYSGAEQFELTSLTSFASTDHQHAYDGDWANDSYWSSKQCAVWDEDWTMSLGSLPCVYNATWDKKAERDTLTQEFRLASKESGKIFFDSTSWLIGVYGRQLKEDNSLIDYARYSNGQVNPSVKERTKYLDSQYDASNFAIFGQLDSELEHGYLLSAGLRIERRNSDYSDTNGDDFNPSETMWGGHLSLSKSINSQHTAYTRLAKGYKSGGFNMSLTEDFADKRSYDAETLNNLEIGLKSSWLDGDLVTNTALFYMTRDDQQVSTSLQNPNDKSDFIMFTDNAGKSNNYGMEFDFDWYATNKVKFYGSLGWLNAKYDEYQYAVSETEKANLNGRDLAHSPKLTYSAGMTYLADTGWFVNLNASGKSEFYYSDSNESTSEPYVIMNARVGYETQTWSAYLWGRNLFDEEYGVRGFYFGNEPDSDWADKQYLRFGDPRQLGLTLSVKFM is encoded by the coding sequence ATGTCAGCTCCAACTTGTTTATCCTTACCCGTAAAATCTACCCTAACGCTTGCCATCATGGCCGCATTGACTGTGCCTGCCGTTGCCACTACCGCAGACATTGAACGCCGTGCCCTCGATGGTGACAAGATGGAAGTCATAGTGGTCAATGCCGATTTCAGTGGCATTAATCTCGACAAGATGCCGTCTAGTGTCACAGTCATCGACGCCCAGCAGCTTGAAGATGAAGGGGCGCAGCATTTTGAAGATGTGCTAAATAGCATCGCCAATTTTAATTGGTCTGGCGGCAGCTCTCGTCCTAAATATTTTCAAATCCGCGGCGTCGGTGAGCAAGAAGACTATAAAGGCGCGCCTAATTCATCCGTCGGTTTTATTATGGATGACATAGATTTATCCGGCCTTGGCAGTATTGCTAGCATGTATGACATGCAGCAAGTCGAAGTGCTTCGTGGCCCTCAAGGCACACAATACGGTGCTAATGCACTGGCGGGCCTTATTTACCTTAAAAGTAATGATCCGAGTCAAGAGTCAGAGCAGGGCATGGAGGTGAGCGTCGGTGATGATAACCTCACCACTTTTGCAGGTTTTAGCTCAGGGCCAGTTTCAGACTCAGGTAAACTCTTGTACCGCATCTCCGTTGAGAAACACAATCAAGACGGCTTTAAAGATAATCTTTATCTTGGCCGCGCTGACACCAATGAGCGTGATGAATTCAATACTCGCGCCAAACTGCGCTGGTACGCCACCGATACGCTGCAATTAGATTTAACCTTATTGCATGCTAATTTTGATAATGGCTATGATGCATGGACATTGGATAACAATGGCCGTCAGACTTTAACTGACTTACCGGGCACAGATAATCAGCAAACCACAGGGGCAGGCTTTAAGGCCATCTACAGCGGCGCCGAACAGTTTGAACTTACCTCGCTAACGTCCTTCGCCAGTACTGACCATCAGCATGCCTATGACGGTGACTGGGCGAATGACAGCTATTGGTCCTCAAAGCAATGTGCTGTTTGGGATGAGGATTGGACAATGTCCCTTGGCAGTTTACCCTGTGTTTATAATGCCACTTGGGATAAAAAAGCGGAGCGCGACACGTTAACTCAAGAATTTCGATTGGCTTCCAAAGAGAGCGGAAAAATATTCTTTGATTCAACTAGCTGGCTAATTGGTGTGTATGGCAGGCAACTTAAGGAAGATAACTCACTTATCGATTATGCTCGCTATAGCAATGGTCAAGTAAATCCAAGTGTTAAAGAAAGAACTAAATATTTAGACTCTCAATACGATGCTTCAAACTTCGCTATTTTTGGCCAACTAGATAGTGAATTAGAACATGGCTATTTATTGTCTGCAGGATTAAGAATTGAGCGTCGAAATAGTGATTATAGCGATACAAATGGCGATGACTTTAACCCTTCAGAAACCATGTGGGGGGGACACCTTTCATTATCAAAATCAATAAATAGCCAGCATACTGCCTATACTCGACTAGCCAAAGGTTATAAGTCAGGTGGCTTTAATATGTCATTAACTGAGGATTTTGCAGATAAAAGGTCCTATGATGCAGAGACTTTAAATAACCTTGAAATAGGTTTGAAATCATCGTGGTTAGATGGGGACTTAGTCACAAATACTGCACTATTTTATATGACTAGAGATGATCAACAAGTCTCAACTTCACTGCAAAATCCAAATGATAAATCTGATTTTATTATGTTCACTGATAATGCTGGCAAGTCTAATAACTACGGTATGGAATTTGATTTTGATTGGTATGCCACAAATAAAGTGAAGTTCTATGGAAGCTTGGGTTGGTTGAATGCAAAATACGATGAATATCAATATGCTGTAAGCGAAACAGAAAAAGCCAATTTAAATGGACGTGATTTAGCCCATTCACCTAAGCTGACCTACAGTGCAGGCATGACCTATCTGGCCGATACGGGCTGGTTTGTTAACCTAAATGCCAGCGGTAAGAGTGAGTTTTATTATTCAGACAGCAATGAATCAACCTCAGAGCCTTATGTCATTATGAATGCCAGAGTGGGCTATGAGACCCAGACATGGTCGGCGTATCTGTGGGGGCGTAACTTGTTCGATGAAGAATATGGTGTTAGGGGCTTCTACTTTGGCAACGAGCCAGATAGTGATTGGGCCGATAAGCAGTATCTTCGCTTCGGCGACCCGCGCCAGCTGGGGTTGACTTTATCTGTTAAATTTATGTAA
- a CDS encoding response regulator transcription factor — translation MFKIVNWMLVSRSQLLTDLLECRWPQEFLIKLTHASPGNLADKLDSHLVSVVVFDLATVDLQQSYQLQRLIEREYSSIKTVFLNFPRQIDAKFLIHPATSVGVFYLDSGISEISSGLNDILKGRSVMPFELHQSMLHDDTEDETDSLTIREREVLQALLSGSTNLDIANQLFVSESTIKTHLYRAFRKIGVSSRGQAIAWAQTHMHEVRC, via the coding sequence ATGTTTAAAATCGTAAATTGGATGCTGGTTTCGCGTTCGCAGCTACTCACTGATTTATTGGAGTGCCGCTGGCCGCAAGAATTTTTAATCAAACTCACTCATGCAAGCCCAGGGAATTTGGCTGACAAACTCGACAGCCACCTGGTGAGTGTGGTGGTATTTGATTTAGCGACGGTGGATCTGCAACAAAGTTATCAGTTGCAGCGCCTTATCGAGCGAGAATACAGCAGTATAAAAACTGTGTTTTTGAATTTTCCTCGACAAATCGACGCGAAATTTTTGATCCATCCAGCAACCAGTGTCGGGGTGTTTTATCTAGACTCTGGCATAAGCGAAATAAGCAGCGGTTTGAATGACATTTTAAAAGGCCGCAGTGTGATGCCTTTTGAACTGCATCAGTCCATGCTTCATGATGATACTGAGGATGAAACCGATAGCCTCACCATTAGGGAGCGTGAAGTGTTGCAAGCCCTGCTGTCAGGCAGTACTAATTTGGATATTGCCAACCAGTTATTTGTGAGTGAAAGTACAATCAAAACTCACTTGTATCGTGCATTTAGGAAAATTGGGGTTTCAAGCCGTGGTCAAGCCATCGCTTGGGCCCAGACTCATATGCATGAAGTGAGGTGTTGA